One segment of Trichlorobacter ammonificans DNA contains the following:
- a CDS encoding DUF4212 domain-containing protein, which yields MEKAKADAYWKENLTYISILLAIWFGVSYFAGIIICDQLDTIRIGGFPLGFWFANQGSEVIFCILIVIYVYLMNNLDKKYDVHEG from the coding sequence ATGGAAAAAGCAAAAGCTGATGCGTACTGGAAAGAGAACCTTACCTACATCTCCATTTTGCTGGCGATCTGGTTCGGGGTTTCCTATTTTGCCGGCATCATAATCTGTGACCAGCTGGATACAATACGGATTGGCGGTTTCCCGTTGGGATTCTGGTTTGCCAACCAGGGGTCCGAGGTCATCTTCTGCATTCTGATCGTCATTTACGTCTACCTGATGAACAACCTGGACAAGAAGTACGACGTCCATGAAGGCTGA
- a CDS encoding response regulator, with protein sequence MAPDKNLTTPARILVVDDEVTIQKFLRSILSAEGFTIQVADCGTAALSAAALFKPDLILLDLGLPDMDGVEVIGRLREWSGVPIIVLSVREREDDKVLALDAGADDYLSKPFGMAELLARIRVALRRVVQVAQPMFKTGELEVDLAGRRVTLCGSDLALTPTEYDILRLLVTHAGKVVTHNHLLKELWGEAYVDQPQVLRVNISNLRHKIEPDPSRPRYIITEPGVGYKLRTLDSLPQ encoded by the coding sequence ATGGCACCTGACAAGAACCTGACGACTCCTGCCCGCATTCTGGTGGTGGACGATGAGGTCACCATCCAGAAATTTCTTCGCTCCATACTGTCTGCCGAGGGTTTCACCATCCAGGTTGCGGATTGCGGCACCGCCGCCCTTTCTGCGGCGGCTCTCTTCAAACCGGACCTGATCCTGCTTGATCTGGGGTTACCGGACATGGACGGCGTCGAGGTTATCGGACGACTGCGGGAGTGGTCGGGGGTACCGATCATCGTGCTGTCGGTACGGGAGCGGGAGGACGACAAGGTGCTGGCGCTGGATGCCGGAGCGGACGACTACCTGAGCAAACCATTTGGCATGGCCGAGTTGCTGGCGCGTATCCGGGTTGCCCTGCGTCGGGTGGTGCAGGTTGCGCAGCCGATGTTCAAAACAGGTGAACTGGAGGTTGATCTTGCCGGTCGGCGGGTCACGCTCTGTGGCAGCGACCTGGCACTGACACCGACCGAGTATGACATCTTGCGCCTGCTGGTTACCCATGCGGGCAAGGTGGTGACCCACAACCACCTGCTTAAAGAGCTCTGGGGAGAAGCCTACGTTGATCAGCCTCAGGTGCTGCGGGTAAACATCAGCAACCTTCGGCACAAGATCGAACCGGACCCCTCCCGTCCCCGCTACATCATCACGGAGCCCGGCGTCGGCTACAAGCTGCGGACTCTGGACAGCCTTCCGCAGTAG
- a CDS encoding sodium:solute symporter family protein, with product MSILTWTYIIVGLSFSLYIGIAFYTKAKSTGDFYAAEQSVHPVLNGMATGADWMSAASFISMAGLISFMGRDGSMYLMGWTGGYVLLAMLLAPYLRKYGKFTVPQFIGDRYYSNSARVIALVCAIFISFTYVAGQMRGVGVVFSRFLEVDINTGVIIGMALVFLYATMGGMKGITYTQVAQYVVLIIAYMIPAIFVSLMLTGNPIPQLGFGGTISAGGAQILGDASAQGKHMLDVLNGLHKDLGFAAYTTGLRPKIDVFFITIALMVGTAGLPHVIIRFFTVPKIRDARSSAGWALLFIAILYTTAPAVAAFARTNFIKTLHNVKYEDAPTWFKNWEKTKLVAWKDKNGDGIMQYAKGNQADPKSANELKIDNDIIVLASPEIAKLPNWVVALVAAGGLAAALSTAAGLLLVISAAISHDLLKSILMPDMSEKTELLAARIAAGVAVCIAGLFGIYPPGFVAQVVAFAFGLAAASFFPAIIMGVFNKKITKEGALSGMIVGIVFTAAYIIYFKFMMPASYNVAANWWFGISPEGIGTLGMILNFVVAWVVSKFTPEPPQEVQDLVASLRYPGKEVPPPAASH from the coding sequence ATGAGCATTCTTACCTGGACCTATATTATCGTCGGTCTTTCATTCTCGCTGTACATCGGCATTGCCTTCTACACCAAGGCCAAGTCAACCGGCGACTTCTACGCGGCCGAGCAGTCGGTCCATCCGGTGCTGAACGGCATGGCCACCGGCGCCGACTGGATGTCCGCGGCCTCCTTCATCTCCATGGCCGGCCTGATCTCCTTCATGGGGCGCGACGGCTCCATGTACCTGATGGGCTGGACCGGCGGTTACGTGCTTCTGGCCATGCTGCTGGCTCCCTACCTGCGCAAGTACGGCAAGTTCACCGTGCCCCAGTTCATCGGTGATCGCTACTACTCCAACTCCGCACGGGTCATCGCCCTGGTCTGCGCCATCTTCATCTCCTTCACCTATGTTGCCGGCCAGATGCGGGGCGTGGGCGTGGTCTTCTCCCGCTTTCTGGAAGTTGATATCAATACCGGCGTCATCATCGGCATGGCCCTGGTCTTCCTCTACGCCACCATGGGCGGCATGAAGGGGATCACCTACACCCAGGTGGCCCAGTACGTGGTGCTGATCATCGCTTACATGATACCGGCGATCTTTGTGTCGCTGATGCTGACCGGCAACCCGATTCCGCAGCTGGGATTCGGCGGCACCATCTCGGCCGGTGGCGCCCAGATTCTGGGTGATGCGTCTGCCCAGGGCAAGCACATGCTTGATGTGCTGAACGGCCTGCACAAAGATCTGGGGTTTGCCGCGTACACCACCGGCCTGCGTCCCAAGATCGACGTCTTCTTCATCACCATCGCCCTGATGGTCGGTACCGCCGGCCTGCCCCACGTGATCATCCGTTTCTTCACCGTGCCCAAGATTCGTGATGCCCGCTCCTCCGCCGGTTGGGCACTGCTGTTCATCGCCATCCTCTACACCACGGCCCCGGCGGTGGCGGCCTTTGCCCGCACCAACTTCATCAAGACCCTGCACAACGTGAAGTATGAGGATGCCCCCACCTGGTTCAAGAACTGGGAAAAGACCAAGCTGGTTGCCTGGAAGGACAAGAACGGCGACGGCATCATGCAGTATGCCAAGGGAAACCAGGCTGATCCCAAGTCGGCCAACGAACTGAAGATCGACAACGACATCATCGTGCTGGCCTCTCCGGAAATCGCCAAGCTGCCCAACTGGGTGGTGGCCCTGGTTGCCGCCGGCGGTCTGGCTGCGGCCCTTTCAACTGCAGCCGGTCTTTTGCTGGTTATCTCCGCCGCCATTTCGCACGACCTGCTGAAGTCGATCCTGATGCCGGACATGTCGGAGAAAACAGAGCTGCTGGCCGCCCGAATCGCCGCCGGTGTGGCGGTCTGCATCGCCGGCCTGTTCGGCATCTATCCTCCCGGCTTCGTGGCCCAGGTGGTGGCCTTTGCCTTTGGTCTGGCGGCAGCTTCCTTCTTCCCGGCCATTATCATGGGGGTTTTCAACAAGAAGATCACCAAGGAAGGTGCACTGTCCGGCATGATCGTGGGGATCGTCTTCACCGCCGCCTACATCATCTATTTCAAGTTCATGATGCCGGCTTCCTACAATGTAGCGGCCAACTGGTGGTTCGGTATTTCTCCCGAAGGCATCGGCACCCTGGGCATGATCCTGAACTTTGTGGTGGCCTGGGTGGTTTCCAAGTTTACCCCCGAACCGCCTCAGGAAGTCCAGGATCTGGTGGCCTCCCTGCGTTACCCCGGCAAAGAGGTTCCGCCTCCCGCAGCCAGTCATTGA
- the nhaD gene encoding sodium:proton antiporter NhaD, with protein sequence MLTMLVVVFILAYAAIVFEHPLKVNKSASALLGAGLLWTIYAVLTGDHHQVSHQLNESLVSTAQIVFFLMGAMTIVEVVDAHNGFEVITSRIKTTKLSTLMWLVGFVTFFLSAVLDNLTTTIVMISLMKKLLDNHDDRLFFAGMIVIAANAGGAWSPIGDVTTTMLWIGGQITTIEIIKGVFFASVVNLLVPLLAVSYMLKGRAVVPPQKVVECGHAVKTTPFEQSLMFFMGIGILVAVPVFKTVTHLPPFMGILFGLGILWLVGELLHSKKEDEHKEHLTLVRALKQIDMSSIVFFIGILLAVATLEHTHILSNLARWLDQAVGRQDVIVTIIGLASAVVDNVPLVAASMGMYSLAQYPPDSFLWEFMAYAAGTGGSILIIGSAAGVAAMGLEKIHFFWYVKRISWLALIGYFGGIAAYILQYRLLH encoded by the coding sequence ATGCTTACCATGCTTGTTGTTGTCTTTATCCTTGCCTATGCGGCAATAGTCTTCGAACACCCGCTCAAGGTGAACAAATCCGCTTCGGCCCTGCTGGGGGCCGGACTGCTCTGGACCATTTACGCTGTCTTGACCGGGGATCATCACCAGGTGTCCCATCAGCTGAACGAGTCGTTGGTCTCAACCGCCCAGATCGTTTTTTTTCTGATGGGGGCCATGACCATCGTGGAGGTGGTTGACGCCCACAACGGCTTCGAGGTGATCACCTCCCGTATCAAGACCACCAAGCTTTCCACCCTGATGTGGCTGGTGGGCTTTGTCACCTTTTTTCTCAGCGCGGTGCTGGACAACCTGACCACCACCATTGTGATGATTTCGCTCATGAAGAAACTGTTGGACAACCATGATGACCGGCTCTTCTTTGCCGGTATGATCGTGATTGCCGCCAATGCCGGCGGGGCCTGGTCCCCCATCGGTGACGTCACCACCACCATGCTCTGGATCGGCGGGCAGATCACGACCATTGAAATTATCAAGGGGGTCTTTTTTGCGTCGGTGGTCAACCTGCTGGTGCCGCTCCTGGCGGTCAGCTACATGCTGAAAGGGCGTGCAGTGGTGCCGCCGCAGAAGGTGGTGGAGTGCGGCCATGCCGTCAAGACCACCCCGTTTGAACAGAGCCTGATGTTCTTCATGGGGATCGGTATCCTGGTGGCGGTGCCGGTGTTTAAAACGGTCACCCATCTGCCGCCCTTCATGGGGATACTGTTCGGCTTGGGGATTCTCTGGCTGGTGGGGGAGCTCTTGCACAGCAAAAAGGAGGACGAGCACAAGGAGCACCTGACCCTGGTGCGGGCACTGAAGCAGATCGATATGAGTTCCATCGTTTTTTTCATCGGTATACTGCTGGCAGTGGCCACCCTGGAGCATACCCATATCCTGTCCAACCTGGCCAGGTGGCTGGATCAGGCCGTGGGACGGCAGGATGTGATCGTCACCATCATCGGCCTTGCCAGCGCCGTGGTGGATAACGTGCCGCTGGTGGCGGCTTCCATGGGGATGTACAGCCTGGCCCAGTATCCGCCGGACAGCTTCCTGTGGGAGTTCATGGCCTATGCCGCCGGCACCGGAGGCTCGATCCTGATCATCGGTTCCGCTGCCGGGGTAGCAGCCATGGGACTGGAGAAGATCCATTTTTTCTGGTACGTGAAACGGATCAGTTGGCTGGCCCTGATCGGCTACTTCGGAGGCATTGCCGCCTATATCCTTCAGTACAGACTGCTTCACTGA
- a CDS encoding ATP-binding protein: MNVALDKSDKLQRLSCLLGSSTALGYPASILLVAAATLVCEVLRHFLPPLNLLMVYLVTVVLAALNVGLKPAILAVVLSAFLHNFLYIPPRIGFDFQHKEYLGIFFGLLVTGSVISSLVTKARERAEALRIREAETASLYRLSRELVTVTDSSAIAATVVANIAATLAVPSALFLKRGEQLELLEVRDAFVLDDEERATAVEAGETGHYTERYRPFQGTYCCFPLTTPNHTFGVLAVVLSGEAAESPGQVRRLLDAFATQAALALERVELAHQAEQAQNLRARQKLERALLNSVSHDLRTPLSTITGVLSSILEEGDRLNATIRRELLENARGEADRLNRFVGKLLDMTRLEAGDVILRMEPCDVQDLIGCALGAMERQLLNRPVTVTLAPDLPLVPMDMALMNQVLINLLDNALKYSPAGSALEISAWCTPDALMIMTADHGPGIPDQELERIFDKFYRVPVPEGVSGTGLGLSICHGIVEAHSGTIHAHNREGGGLCVTFSIPLPPTAQQHQDTHHGT, translated from the coding sequence ATGAATGTGGCTCTGGACAAGAGCGATAAACTGCAACGTCTGTCCTGCTTGCTGGGCTCGTCCACCGCGCTCGGCTACCCGGCAAGCATTCTGCTGGTTGCGGCAGCAACCCTGGTATGCGAGGTGTTGCGCCACTTCCTTCCGCCGCTTAACCTATTGATGGTCTATCTGGTGACGGTGGTACTGGCAGCCCTCAATGTCGGCCTCAAGCCGGCCATTCTGGCGGTGGTGCTGAGCGCCTTTCTGCACAACTTTCTCTATATTCCGCCGCGTATCGGTTTCGACTTCCAGCATAAGGAATATCTGGGCATTTTTTTCGGCCTTCTGGTGACCGGAAGCGTCATCAGCTCCCTGGTGACCAAGGCCCGTGAACGGGCGGAAGCCCTGCGGATACGCGAAGCCGAAACCGCCAGCCTGTACCGGCTCAGCCGTGAACTGGTGACGGTAACGGACAGCTCTGCCATTGCAGCCACGGTGGTGGCCAATATCGCAGCGACCTTGGCCGTGCCGTCAGCCCTGTTCCTGAAGCGTGGAGAGCAGCTGGAACTGCTTGAAGTGCGTGATGCGTTCGTTCTTGACGACGAAGAGCGGGCAACAGCTGTGGAGGCAGGGGAAACCGGTCACTACACCGAACGGTATCGCCCCTTTCAGGGAACGTACTGCTGCTTTCCCTTGACGACCCCGAACCATACGTTCGGCGTGCTGGCAGTAGTACTGTCAGGTGAGGCGGCAGAATCGCCCGGCCAGGTCCGCCGCCTGCTGGACGCCTTCGCCACCCAGGCGGCCCTTGCCCTGGAGCGGGTCGAGCTGGCGCATCAGGCAGAGCAGGCGCAAAACCTGCGGGCACGCCAGAAGCTGGAACGGGCGCTACTGAACTCGGTATCCCACGATCTGCGCACCCCCCTTTCCACCATCACCGGCGTGCTGAGCAGCATTCTGGAGGAAGGTGACCGGCTCAATGCCACGATCCGCCGCGAACTGCTGGAGAATGCCCGGGGTGAGGCTGATCGGCTCAATCGATTCGTGGGAAAACTGCTCGATATGACCCGGCTGGAGGCCGGAGACGTGATTCTGAGAATGGAACCCTGTGACGTGCAGGATCTGATCGGTTGCGCCTTGGGGGCGATGGAACGTCAATTGCTCAATCGACCGGTCACCGTCACCCTCGCGCCGGACCTGCCGCTGGTGCCCATGGACATGGCCCTGATGAATCAGGTGCTGATCAATCTGCTGGACAATGCACTCAAATATTCGCCGGCCGGCAGCGCCCTGGAAATTTCGGCCTGGTGTACACCCGACGCGCTGATGATCATGACGGCAGACCATGGCCCCGGCATCCCCGACCAGGAGCTGGAGCGGATTTTCGATAAGTTCTACCGCGTACCGGTGCCGGAGGGAGTCAGCGGTACCGGCCTGGGGCTCTCCATCTGTCACGGTATTGTCGAGGCCCACAGTGGCACCATCCACGCCCACAACAGGGAAGGCGGCGGTCTCTGCGTCACCTTTTCAATTCCGCTGCCTCCCACAGCACAGCAGCACCAGGACACTCACCATGGCACCTGA
- a CDS encoding IclR family transcriptional regulator, with protein sequence MREKGHYSVQAVVKALELLEALAGDVESPTIPLLASKLSLSRNKTFRLLATLEEKGLVERNGDSGTFQLGVQAFEMAQHILKSASLLKMAQPVMEELARKLDEAVYITVMSNDEVLFLDMVDCLQQVKAVDMVGKRFPFFTNAAGKVIKSLSSPDLLTRGRRRRDIPDPEALERELQEIRKRGVAVDFNGLGDGLCAVAVAIRDYAGKVVCSLTVLAPAFRMIQDRLEREVIPCMLEGAETLSSKFGYSRAYA encoded by the coding sequence ATGAGAGAAAAAGGTCACTATTCGGTACAGGCTGTTGTCAAGGCCCTTGAGTTGCTTGAGGCCCTTGCCGGAGATGTGGAGAGTCCCACGATTCCACTGTTGGCCAGCAAGCTGTCGCTCAGCCGCAACAAAACCTTTCGTCTGCTGGCGACCCTTGAGGAAAAGGGGCTGGTTGAGCGGAACGGCGACAGCGGTACGTTTCAGCTCGGGGTCCAGGCATTTGAAATGGCGCAGCATATTCTCAAGAGCGCCAGCCTGCTCAAAATGGCCCAGCCGGTGATGGAAGAGCTGGCCCGCAAGCTGGATGAGGCGGTCTACATTACGGTCATGAGCAACGATGAAGTGCTCTTCCTGGACATGGTGGATTGTCTGCAGCAGGTGAAGGCGGTGGACATGGTGGGCAAACGCTTTCCTTTCTTCACCAACGCGGCCGGCAAGGTGATCAAGTCGCTCAGTTCTCCGGACCTGCTGACCCGTGGCAGGCGCCGCCGCGATATTCCTGACCCGGAGGCGCTGGAGCGTGAGCTGCAGGAGATCCGCAAGCGGGGTGTTGCGGTGGATTTCAACGGTCTGGGTGACGGGCTGTGCGCCGTGGCCGTGGCGATCCGGGACTATGCCGGCAAGGTGGTCTGCTCGCTGACGGTGCTGGCGCCGGCGTTCCGCATGATTCAGGACCGCCTTGAAAGGGAAGTGATCCCCTGCATGCTGGAGGGAGCGGAGACGTTGTCGAGCAAGTTCGGATACTCGCGGGCCTATGCCTGA
- a CDS encoding IclR family transcriptional regulator: MKTVKREREAYSVQAVIKAIELLEILSSDQEHATVPILASRLGLSRNKVFRLVATLEAKGLVERSEESNSFHLGIQAFEMAQHILKSASLIRMAYPVMEELARKLDEAVYITVANNDEVLFLDMVDCLQQVKAVDMVGKRFPFFTNAAGKVIKSLSSPDILSRGRRRREIPDPEALERELQEIRSRGFAVDFNGLGDGVCAVAVAIRDYAGKVVCALTLLAPSFRMLHERLEQEVIPCMLEGAATLSLKFGYTRACA, translated from the coding sequence ATGAAAACCGTAAAGAGGGAACGAGAAGCGTATTCGGTACAGGCGGTCATCAAGGCCATTGAACTGCTTGAGATCCTGTCGTCGGATCAGGAGCATGCCACGGTGCCGATTCTGGCATCCCGTCTCGGGTTGAGCAGAAACAAGGTGTTCCGGCTGGTGGCGACTCTTGAGGCAAAGGGCCTGGTGGAGCGAAGCGAGGAAAGCAACTCGTTTCATCTCGGCATCCAGGCCTTTGAAATGGCCCAGCATATTCTCAAGAGCGCCAGCCTGATCAGGATGGCTTACCCGGTGATGGAGGAACTGGCCCGCAAGCTGGATGAAGCGGTTTACATCACGGTGGCCAACAACGATGAGGTGCTCTTTCTGGACATGGTGGACTGCCTGCAGCAGGTGAAGGCGGTGGACATGGTGGGCAAGCGGTTTCCCTTCTTCACCAACGCGGCCGGCAAGGTGATCAAGTCGCTGAGTTCTCCCGACATCCTGAGCCGCGGCAGACGTCGTCGCGAGATTCCCGACCCGGAGGCGCTGGAGCGGGAGCTGCAGGAAATCCGGTCGCGGGGATTTGCGGTTGATTTCAACGGTTTGGGCGACGGGGTCTGTGCCGTTGCGGTGGCGATCCGGGATTATGCCGGCAAGGTGGTCTGTGCCCTGACCCTGCTGGCCCCTTCGTTCCGCATGTTGCACGAACGACTGGAGCAGGAGGTGATCCCCTGCATGCTGGAAGGGGCGGCAACCCTTTCCCTGAAGTTCGGTTACACGCGGGCCTGCGCCTGA
- a CDS encoding sodium:solute symporter family protein, whose amino-acid sequence MELQTMTYLVVGLTFALYIGIAVWSRAGSTSEFYVAGGGVHPVVNGMATAADWMSAASFISMAGMIASMGYGGGLFLMGWTGGYVLMACLLAPYLRKFGKFTVASFVQERYYSKTAAAVSVICLLVMSITYIIGQMTGVGVTFSRFLGVSNDMGIYIGMAIVFSYAVFGGMKGITYTQVAQYIVLILAYTVPAIFIAFQLTGNPIPQLGLGSDIVGTNTALLTKLNQVITDLGFGEYTSQMPGSKLNMFVYTVSLMIGTAGLPHVIIRFFTVPTVASARSSAGWALVFIALLYTTAPAVAAMARYNLHATMTPAVKTGGDVFAAEGSLLHEQRPDWMKRWEKTGLLKWQDKNNDGRIQYYNDKSKDQAFNDKAKAAGWAGNELTVNADIIVLANPEIALLPNWVIALVAAGGIAAALSTAAGLLLAISAAFSHDLMKKIFMPDLSEKGELMSGKIAMVFAILVAGWLGLNPPGFAAGTVALAFGIAASTIFPVLMMGIFNKKMNKEGAIAGMLAGLFIVLFYVFAHKGIFFIKGTEYLGLIGGANSFFGITPEAFGTIGALTNFLVAYVVSKMTPECPEHIQHLVEDVRTPRGAAKSVEGAH is encoded by the coding sequence ATGGAACTGCAAACTATGACCTATCTTGTTGTCGGCCTCACCTTTGCGCTCTACATCGGCATTGCCGTATGGTCGCGGGCCGGCAGCACCAGTGAATTCTACGTGGCCGGCGGCGGCGTCCATCCGGTCGTGAACGGCATGGCAACCGCAGCAGACTGGATGTCGGCCGCTTCGTTCATCTCCATGGCCGGTATGATTGCAAGCATGGGCTACGGCGGCGGTTTGTTCCTGATGGGTTGGACCGGCGGCTACGTGTTGATGGCCTGTCTGCTGGCCCCCTACCTGCGCAAGTTCGGCAAGTTCACCGTGGCCTCCTTTGTGCAGGAGCGGTACTACTCAAAAACAGCGGCAGCAGTCTCGGTTATCTGTCTGCTGGTCATGTCCATCACCTACATCATCGGCCAGATGACCGGTGTCGGCGTCACCTTCTCCCGCTTTCTGGGGGTTTCCAATGACATGGGCATCTACATCGGTATGGCCATCGTGTTCTCCTACGCCGTATTCGGCGGCATGAAAGGGATCACCTATACTCAGGTGGCCCAGTATATCGTGCTGATCCTGGCCTATACTGTTCCGGCTATCTTTATCGCCTTCCAGTTGACCGGCAACCCGATCCCGCAGCTTGGCCTCGGTTCTGACATCGTTGGCACCAACACCGCCCTGCTGACCAAACTGAACCAGGTGATCACCGACCTGGGCTTTGGCGAGTACACCTCCCAGATGCCGGGCAGCAAGCTGAACATGTTTGTCTACACGGTTTCGTTGATGATCGGTACTGCCGGTCTGCCCCACGTTATCATCCGTTTCTTCACCGTGCCGACGGTTGCCTCGGCCCGCTCTTCAGCAGGCTGGGCCCTGGTTTTCATCGCCCTGCTGTATACCACCGCCCCGGCTGTGGCTGCCATGGCCCGCTACAACCTGCATGCCACCATGACCCCGGCGGTCAAAACCGGTGGCGACGTTTTCGCGGCTGAAGGCAGTCTGCTGCATGAGCAGCGCCCCGACTGGATGAAGCGCTGGGAGAAGACCGGCCTGCTGAAGTGGCAGGACAAGAACAACGACGGCCGCATCCAGTACTACAACGACAAGTCCAAGGACCAGGCGTTCAACGACAAGGCAAAGGCAGCAGGCTGGGCCGGTAACGAGCTGACCGTCAACGCCGATATCATCGTGCTGGCCAACCCGGAAATCGCCCTGCTGCCCAACTGGGTTATCGCCCTGGTGGCAGCCGGCGGCATTGCCGCCGCCCTTTCAACGGCAGCCGGTCTGTTGCTGGCCATCTCCGCCGCCTTCTCCCATGACCTGATGAAAAAGATCTTCATGCCCGACCTCTCTGAAAAAGGTGAGCTCATGTCAGGCAAGATCGCCATGGTCTTCGCCATCCTTGTGGCCGGTTGGCTGGGGCTCAACCCTCCGGGCTTTGCCGCCGGTACCGTGGCCCTGGCCTTCGGTATTGCCGCCAGCACCATCTTCCCGGTGCTGATGATGGGCATCTTCAACAAGAAGATGAACAAGGAAGGGGCCATTGCCGGTATGCTGGCCGGTCTGTTCATAGTGCTCTTCTACGTGTTCGCCCACAAAGGTATCTTCTTTATCAAGGGCACTGAGTATCTGGGCCTGATCGGCGGCGCCAACTCCTTCTTCGGGATCACCCCGGAGGCTTTCGGCACCATCGGCGCACTGACCAACTTCCTGGTTGCCTATGTGGTTAGCAAGATGACCCCGGAATGTCCGGAGCATATTCAGCACCTGGTTGAGGATGTGCGTACCCCCCGTGGCGCTGCCAAGTCTGTTGAAGGTGCCCACTAG
- a CDS encoding DUF4212 domain-containing protein: MDKSGQAYWQEVLKLLAGVLVVWFLVSYGCGILFAQALNNIHLGGYPLGFWFAHQGSIYAFVAIIFIFAKLMGNLDKKFDVHEE, from the coding sequence ATGGATAAAAGTGGTCAGGCCTACTGGCAAGAAGTGCTCAAGCTACTGGCCGGAGTGCTCGTCGTGTGGTTCTTGGTATCCTACGGATGCGGCATCCTGTTCGCGCAGGCTCTCAACAACATACATTTGGGAGGCTACCCGCTCGGCTTCTGGTTCGCGCATCAGGGTTCCATATATGCGTTTGTTGCCATCATCTTTATTTTCGCCAAGCTGATGGGCAACCTCGACAAGAAATTTGACGTTCACGAAGAATAG
- a CDS encoding putative nucleotidyltransferase substrate binding domain-containing protein yields MPGSIPHEDSFYFIRAGTLCSRTPVTCPPETSVVELARLMQRHNITGVIVVDRELPQGVVTLRDLRNLVATAPESLLQRSVADIMHPGLITIREQDYLFKAIFTMAKHRIHRLVVTDDSGTITGLLTNTDLLRIQTRCPLYLSQEIETCESFEQLRGIGGRMTEMLQYAISTGADPHSLISLIAHFNDELTMRVIALLDLLEGVRLPEGAAFLALGSDGRGEQTLRTDQDSALVYVDDLPPERMPQMERFASRLVASLEYLGVPRCPGNTMATNPQWRHSLSEWKVLLNGWISTPLPDNMVNFGMFQDMRVIHGDCALQQELREHVIAVSHQTALFFPYMARNIVRFKPPLGMFGQIKTDSEGEHKGTFDLKKGGIFTLTLGVSLLALEQGIMGGNTWEKIERLRQQGKLAASDLDAAEDAFSFLLNLRLRRQFAAMKEGRKPDNRIDPLQLSKREREQLKQAFKGVNQIIQLLKGHFQLDLIRT; encoded by the coding sequence ATGCCCGGCAGCATTCCGCACGAGGATAGTTTCTATTTCATCCGGGCCGGGACACTCTGCTCCAGAACACCGGTCACCTGCCCCCCCGAAACCAGCGTCGTGGAACTGGCTCGCCTGATGCAGCGCCACAACATTACCGGCGTCATTGTTGTCGACAGGGAACTGCCCCAAGGGGTTGTCACGCTGCGGGACCTGCGCAATCTGGTGGCAACCGCCCCCGAATCCCTGCTGCAACGGTCCGTTGCCGACATCATGCACCCCGGCCTGATCACCATCCGTGAGCAGGACTACCTCTTCAAGGCCATCTTCACCATGGCCAAGCATCGTATCCATCGCCTGGTCGTAACCGATGACAGCGGAACCATTACCGGGCTGCTGACCAACACCGACCTGCTGCGGATTCAAACCCGTTGCCCGCTGTACCTCTCCCAGGAGATCGAAACCTGCGAAAGCTTCGAGCAGTTGCGCGGCATCGGTGGCCGCATGACGGAAATGCTGCAGTACGCCATCAGCACCGGCGCCGACCCCCACAGCCTGATCTCCCTGATTGCCCACTTCAACGATGAGCTGACCATGCGGGTTATTGCCCTGCTGGATCTCCTGGAAGGGGTCCGGTTGCCGGAGGGCGCCGCATTCCTGGCCCTGGGAAGCGATGGGCGGGGGGAACAGACCCTGCGCACCGACCAGGACAGCGCCCTGGTCTACGTCGACGACCTGCCGCCCGAACGGATGCCGCAGATGGAGCGGTTCGCCTCCCGCCTGGTCGCATCCCTCGAATACCTGGGGGTTCCCCGCTGCCCCGGCAACACCATGGCCACCAACCCCCAATGGCGGCACAGCCTGAGCGAATGGAAAGTCCTTCTGAACGGCTGGATATCGACACCGCTGCCGGACAACATGGTGAATTTCGGCATGTTCCAGGACATGCGCGTCATCCACGGTGACTGTGCGCTGCAGCAGGAGCTGCGCGAACATGTCATTGCCGTCAGCCACCAGACGGCCCTGTTCTTCCCGTACATGGCCCGCAATATCGTTCGCTTCAAACCACCGCTGGGGATGTTCGGTCAGATCAAGACCGATTCAGAGGGGGAGCACAAAGGAACCTTTGACCTGAAAAAGGGGGGGATTTTCACCCTGACGCTGGGGGTCAGCCTGCTGGCGCTTGAGCAGGGAATCATGGGGGGAAACACCTGGGAGAAGATCGAGCGACTACGTCAGCAGGGCAAACTGGCTGCTTCCGATCTTGACGCGGCCGAAGACGCCTTCAGCTTTCTGCTGAACCTGCGCCTGCGCCGCCAGTTTGCCGCGATGAAGGAGGGACGAAAACCGGACAACCGGATCGACCCGCTGCAGTTGAGCAAGCGGGAACGGGAGCAGTTGAAGCAGGCATTCAAAGGGGTAAACCAGATAATCCAACTGTTGAAGGGCCATTTTCAGCTGGACCTGATCAGAACGTGA